Proteins co-encoded in one Hyla sarda isolate aHylSar1 chromosome 4, aHylSar1.hap1, whole genome shotgun sequence genomic window:
- the ZWILCH gene encoding protein zwilch homolog isoform X1 translates to MIKRRRQRQDAVMETFQKTNYRIYEQVKKGETGPFPYKDELQVCVVSPGQGQSLESFWNGTALVVEKKVLRVEEDMEESQNSRSHSLNLSVENPCAPLPVSTMQARQLLSGYTLIHNPIMAQFGNGKPVEALPELWVRCDGTDAESTCWLGAEPIKTNRNEITGMSFHMVTCAGPTSDKSSFPSLETLKKSHKERHHSSAMQTRGFARYDLFSPSAVENSVIESQTNVTVDFIWNGVDSILQIPPLTSASTLNIKVESGDLRSPVYPVYKELDFLLVLAEGLKTGVTEWPETIETKSAVELVQELLNELKNKLDGVNNSAPKKEAEKVKSDTAAVDSSIQSFITERGDLDFAEMLWCKMRKSVSSYQDVVNCFTLILQSLRHGDVHPWIHRGSSSTLSKLIQQSYHGNMQSISLSGLTPIRMLLEIGLDKMKKDYINCFIGRELATFNYLDYFISTSEDLQEQVHRVRKLHHMLEVVVNCNAFLHLEHENLFPLTQSCLKYYKENPWNEQHVFQLPIRPSVIGSFYQNSHPQTWRVEILSGHGQKEVKTMWQLSARPPVDHVSFDIPDVQIDMTMSGESEEIPYYQAQISCSQVHFL, encoded by the exons GATGAGCTCCAGGTTTGTGTGGTCAGTCCTGGCCAGGGCCAGTCATTGGAGAGTTTCTGGAACGGGACTGCTTTGGTGGTGGAGAAAAAG GTTTTGAGAGTGGAGGAAGATATGGAAGAATCTCAGAATAGCCGCAGCCACTCATTAAATTTATCTGTAGAAAATCCCTGTGCACCACTGCCTGTCTCCACCATGCAGGCCAG GCAACTCCTTTCAGGCTACACTTTGATACATAATCCCATCATGGCCCAGTTTGGCAATGGAAAACCAGTTGAGGCTCTTCCTGAGTTATGGGTACGATGTGATGGCACAGATGCAGAAAGTACCTGTTGGCTTGGAGCTGAGCCTATAAAAACCAACAGAAATGAGATCACAGGAATGAGCTTCCATATGGTGACCTGTGCAG GTCCAACTTCTGACAAATCCTCATTTCCAAGTCTTGAAACGCTGAAGAAATCACACAAGGAAAGACATCATTCTTCTGCA ATGCAGACAAGAGGATTTGCCCGATATGATTTATTCAGCCCCAGCGCTGTGGAGAATTCTGTTATAGAGTCACAGACCAATGTCACCGTGGACTTCATATGGAATGGAGTAGACAGTATCCTTCAGATTCCGCCTTTGACTTCTGCTTCTACACTG AATATCAAAGTGGAGTCCGGAGATCTTAGAAGTCCTGTGTACCCTGTGTATAAAGAGCTGGATTTCCTTCTG GTTTTGGCTGAAGGCTTAAAAACTGGAGTAACAGAGTGGCCAGAAACCATAGAAACCAAGTCCGCTGTAGAGCTTGTTCAAGAGCTTCTAAATG AGCTAAAGAATAAACTAGACGGAGTTAATAATTCAGCTCCTAAAAAGGAAGCAGAG AAAGTAAAGAGTGATACGGCAGCAGTAGACAGCTCCATCCAGTCCTTCATCACGGAGCGCGGAGACCTGGACTTTGCCGAGATGTTATGGTGTAAAATGAGGAAAA GTGTATCTTCTTATCAAGATGTTGTAAATTGTTTCACGCTCATCCTACAATCACTGAGACATGGCGATGTGCACCCCTGG ATCCATCGTGGGAGCAGCAGCACACTGAGCAAGCTAATTCAGCAATCCTACCACGGAAACATGCAAAGCATCTCCCTTTCAGGCCTCACTCCCATCCGCATGCTGCTAGAGATTGGTCTGGACAAGATGAAAAAAGATTATATTAACTGCTTTATAG GTCGAGAACTTGCAACTTTCAATTACTTG GATTACTTCATCAGCACATCCGAGGATCTACAAGAGCAGGTGCACCGTGTCAGGAAGCTGCATCACATGCTGGAAGTGGTTGTAAACTGCAATGCCTTCCTGCACCTGGAGCATGAGAACCTCTTTCCACTTACACA GTCCTGTTTAAAGTACTACAAAGAGAACCCATGGAATGAGCAGCATGTGTTCCAGCTCCCGATCCGACCAAGTGTCATTGGCAGCTTCTACCAAAA CTCTCACCCACAGACATGGAGAGTGGAGATCCTCAGTGGACATGGGCAGAAGGAAGTCAAAACTATGTGGCAGCTAAGTGCCAGACCTCCTGTAGATCATGTGTCATTTGATATCCCAG ATGTTCAAATTGACATGACAATGAGTGGAGAAAGTGAGGAGATTCCTTATTACCAAGCACAGATCAGCTGCAGTCAAGTGCACTTCTTGTGA
- the ZWILCH gene encoding protein zwilch homolog isoform X2, with protein sequence MDGPGLLTCGTKARLRPRTRRIYEQVKKGETGPFPYKDELQVCVVSPGQGQSLESFWNGTALVVEKKVLRVEEDMEESQNSRSHSLNLSVENPCAPLPVSTMQARQLLSGYTLIHNPIMAQFGNGKPVEALPELWVRCDGTDAESTCWLGAEPIKTNRNEITGMSFHMVTCAGPTSDKSSFPSLETLKKSHKERHHSSAMQTRGFARYDLFSPSAVENSVIESQTNVTVDFIWNGVDSILQIPPLTSASTLNIKVESGDLRSPVYPVYKELDFLLVLAEGLKTGVTEWPETIETKSAVELVQELLNELKNKLDGVNNSAPKKEAEKVKSDTAAVDSSIQSFITERGDLDFAEMLWCKMRKSVSSYQDVVNCFTLILQSLRHGDVHPWIHRGSSSTLSKLIQQSYHGNMQSISLSGLTPIRMLLEIGLDKMKKDYINCFIGRELATFNYLDYFISTSEDLQEQVHRVRKLHHMLEVVVNCNAFLHLEHENLFPLTQSCLKYYKENPWNEQHVFQLPIRPSVIGSFYQNSHPQTWRVEILSGHGQKEVKTMWQLSARPPVDHVSFDIPDVQIDMTMSGESEEIPYYQAQISCSQVHFL encoded by the exons GATGAGCTCCAGGTTTGTGTGGTCAGTCCTGGCCAGGGCCAGTCATTGGAGAGTTTCTGGAACGGGACTGCTTTGGTGGTGGAGAAAAAG GTTTTGAGAGTGGAGGAAGATATGGAAGAATCTCAGAATAGCCGCAGCCACTCATTAAATTTATCTGTAGAAAATCCCTGTGCACCACTGCCTGTCTCCACCATGCAGGCCAG GCAACTCCTTTCAGGCTACACTTTGATACATAATCCCATCATGGCCCAGTTTGGCAATGGAAAACCAGTTGAGGCTCTTCCTGAGTTATGGGTACGATGTGATGGCACAGATGCAGAAAGTACCTGTTGGCTTGGAGCTGAGCCTATAAAAACCAACAGAAATGAGATCACAGGAATGAGCTTCCATATGGTGACCTGTGCAG GTCCAACTTCTGACAAATCCTCATTTCCAAGTCTTGAAACGCTGAAGAAATCACACAAGGAAAGACATCATTCTTCTGCA ATGCAGACAAGAGGATTTGCCCGATATGATTTATTCAGCCCCAGCGCTGTGGAGAATTCTGTTATAGAGTCACAGACCAATGTCACCGTGGACTTCATATGGAATGGAGTAGACAGTATCCTTCAGATTCCGCCTTTGACTTCTGCTTCTACACTG AATATCAAAGTGGAGTCCGGAGATCTTAGAAGTCCTGTGTACCCTGTGTATAAAGAGCTGGATTTCCTTCTG GTTTTGGCTGAAGGCTTAAAAACTGGAGTAACAGAGTGGCCAGAAACCATAGAAACCAAGTCCGCTGTAGAGCTTGTTCAAGAGCTTCTAAATG AGCTAAAGAATAAACTAGACGGAGTTAATAATTCAGCTCCTAAAAAGGAAGCAGAG AAAGTAAAGAGTGATACGGCAGCAGTAGACAGCTCCATCCAGTCCTTCATCACGGAGCGCGGAGACCTGGACTTTGCCGAGATGTTATGGTGTAAAATGAGGAAAA GTGTATCTTCTTATCAAGATGTTGTAAATTGTTTCACGCTCATCCTACAATCACTGAGACATGGCGATGTGCACCCCTGG ATCCATCGTGGGAGCAGCAGCACACTGAGCAAGCTAATTCAGCAATCCTACCACGGAAACATGCAAAGCATCTCCCTTTCAGGCCTCACTCCCATCCGCATGCTGCTAGAGATTGGTCTGGACAAGATGAAAAAAGATTATATTAACTGCTTTATAG GTCGAGAACTTGCAACTTTCAATTACTTG GATTACTTCATCAGCACATCCGAGGATCTACAAGAGCAGGTGCACCGTGTCAGGAAGCTGCATCACATGCTGGAAGTGGTTGTAAACTGCAATGCCTTCCTGCACCTGGAGCATGAGAACCTCTTTCCACTTACACA GTCCTGTTTAAAGTACTACAAAGAGAACCCATGGAATGAGCAGCATGTGTTCCAGCTCCCGATCCGACCAAGTGTCATTGGCAGCTTCTACCAAAA CTCTCACCCACAGACATGGAGAGTGGAGATCCTCAGTGGACATGGGCAGAAGGAAGTCAAAACTATGTGGCAGCTAAGTGCCAGACCTCCTGTAGATCATGTGTCATTTGATATCCCAG ATGTTCAAATTGACATGACAATGAGTGGAGAAAGTGAGGAGATTCCTTATTACCAAGCACAGATCAGCTGCAGTCAAGTGCACTTCTTGTGA
- the ZWILCH gene encoding protein zwilch homolog isoform X4 has product MIKSIYEQVKKGETGPFPYKDELQVCVVSPGQGQSLESFWNGTALVVEKKVLRVEEDMEESQNSRSHSLNLSVENPCAPLPVSTMQARQLLSGYTLIHNPIMAQFGNGKPVEALPELWVRCDGTDAESTCWLGAEPIKTNRNEITGMSFHMVTCAGPTSDKSSFPSLETLKKSHKERHHSSAMQTRGFARYDLFSPSAVENSVIESQTNVTVDFIWNGVDSILQIPPLTSASTLNIKVESGDLRSPVYPVYKELDFLLVLAEGLKTGVTEWPETIETKSAVELVQELLNELKNKLDGVNNSAPKKEAEKVKSDTAAVDSSIQSFITERGDLDFAEMLWCKMRKSVSSYQDVVNCFTLILQSLRHGDVHPWIHRGSSSTLSKLIQQSYHGNMQSISLSGLTPIRMLLEIGLDKMKKDYINCFIGRELATFNYLDYFISTSEDLQEQVHRVRKLHHMLEVVVNCNAFLHLEHENLFPLTQSCLKYYKENPWNEQHVFQLPIRPSVIGSFYQNSHPQTWRVEILSGHGQKEVKTMWQLSARPPVDHVSFDIPDVQIDMTMSGESEEIPYYQAQISCSQVHFL; this is encoded by the exons GATGAGCTCCAGGTTTGTGTGGTCAGTCCTGGCCAGGGCCAGTCATTGGAGAGTTTCTGGAACGGGACTGCTTTGGTGGTGGAGAAAAAG GTTTTGAGAGTGGAGGAAGATATGGAAGAATCTCAGAATAGCCGCAGCCACTCATTAAATTTATCTGTAGAAAATCCCTGTGCACCACTGCCTGTCTCCACCATGCAGGCCAG GCAACTCCTTTCAGGCTACACTTTGATACATAATCCCATCATGGCCCAGTTTGGCAATGGAAAACCAGTTGAGGCTCTTCCTGAGTTATGGGTACGATGTGATGGCACAGATGCAGAAAGTACCTGTTGGCTTGGAGCTGAGCCTATAAAAACCAACAGAAATGAGATCACAGGAATGAGCTTCCATATGGTGACCTGTGCAG GTCCAACTTCTGACAAATCCTCATTTCCAAGTCTTGAAACGCTGAAGAAATCACACAAGGAAAGACATCATTCTTCTGCA ATGCAGACAAGAGGATTTGCCCGATATGATTTATTCAGCCCCAGCGCTGTGGAGAATTCTGTTATAGAGTCACAGACCAATGTCACCGTGGACTTCATATGGAATGGAGTAGACAGTATCCTTCAGATTCCGCCTTTGACTTCTGCTTCTACACTG AATATCAAAGTGGAGTCCGGAGATCTTAGAAGTCCTGTGTACCCTGTGTATAAAGAGCTGGATTTCCTTCTG GTTTTGGCTGAAGGCTTAAAAACTGGAGTAACAGAGTGGCCAGAAACCATAGAAACCAAGTCCGCTGTAGAGCTTGTTCAAGAGCTTCTAAATG AGCTAAAGAATAAACTAGACGGAGTTAATAATTCAGCTCCTAAAAAGGAAGCAGAG AAAGTAAAGAGTGATACGGCAGCAGTAGACAGCTCCATCCAGTCCTTCATCACGGAGCGCGGAGACCTGGACTTTGCCGAGATGTTATGGTGTAAAATGAGGAAAA GTGTATCTTCTTATCAAGATGTTGTAAATTGTTTCACGCTCATCCTACAATCACTGAGACATGGCGATGTGCACCCCTGG ATCCATCGTGGGAGCAGCAGCACACTGAGCAAGCTAATTCAGCAATCCTACCACGGAAACATGCAAAGCATCTCCCTTTCAGGCCTCACTCCCATCCGCATGCTGCTAGAGATTGGTCTGGACAAGATGAAAAAAGATTATATTAACTGCTTTATAG GTCGAGAACTTGCAACTTTCAATTACTTG GATTACTTCATCAGCACATCCGAGGATCTACAAGAGCAGGTGCACCGTGTCAGGAAGCTGCATCACATGCTGGAAGTGGTTGTAAACTGCAATGCCTTCCTGCACCTGGAGCATGAGAACCTCTTTCCACTTACACA GTCCTGTTTAAAGTACTACAAAGAGAACCCATGGAATGAGCAGCATGTGTTCCAGCTCCCGATCCGACCAAGTGTCATTGGCAGCTTCTACCAAAA CTCTCACCCACAGACATGGAGAGTGGAGATCCTCAGTGGACATGGGCAGAAGGAAGTCAAAACTATGTGGCAGCTAAGTGCCAGACCTCCTGTAGATCATGTGTCATTTGATATCCCAG ATGTTCAAATTGACATGACAATGAGTGGAGAAAGTGAGGAGATTCCTTATTACCAAGCACAGATCAGCTGCAGTCAAGTGCACTTCTTGTGA
- the ZWILCH gene encoding protein zwilch homolog isoform X3, whose amino-acid sequence MWKGRHRAAEELCGALSSIYEQVKKGETGPFPYKDELQVCVVSPGQGQSLESFWNGTALVVEKKVLRVEEDMEESQNSRSHSLNLSVENPCAPLPVSTMQARQLLSGYTLIHNPIMAQFGNGKPVEALPELWVRCDGTDAESTCWLGAEPIKTNRNEITGMSFHMVTCAGPTSDKSSFPSLETLKKSHKERHHSSAMQTRGFARYDLFSPSAVENSVIESQTNVTVDFIWNGVDSILQIPPLTSASTLNIKVESGDLRSPVYPVYKELDFLLVLAEGLKTGVTEWPETIETKSAVELVQELLNELKNKLDGVNNSAPKKEAEKVKSDTAAVDSSIQSFITERGDLDFAEMLWCKMRKSVSSYQDVVNCFTLILQSLRHGDVHPWIHRGSSSTLSKLIQQSYHGNMQSISLSGLTPIRMLLEIGLDKMKKDYINCFIGRELATFNYLDYFISTSEDLQEQVHRVRKLHHMLEVVVNCNAFLHLEHENLFPLTQSCLKYYKENPWNEQHVFQLPIRPSVIGSFYQNSHPQTWRVEILSGHGQKEVKTMWQLSARPPVDHVSFDIPDVQIDMTMSGESEEIPYYQAQISCSQVHFL is encoded by the exons GATGAGCTCCAGGTTTGTGTGGTCAGTCCTGGCCAGGGCCAGTCATTGGAGAGTTTCTGGAACGGGACTGCTTTGGTGGTGGAGAAAAAG GTTTTGAGAGTGGAGGAAGATATGGAAGAATCTCAGAATAGCCGCAGCCACTCATTAAATTTATCTGTAGAAAATCCCTGTGCACCACTGCCTGTCTCCACCATGCAGGCCAG GCAACTCCTTTCAGGCTACACTTTGATACATAATCCCATCATGGCCCAGTTTGGCAATGGAAAACCAGTTGAGGCTCTTCCTGAGTTATGGGTACGATGTGATGGCACAGATGCAGAAAGTACCTGTTGGCTTGGAGCTGAGCCTATAAAAACCAACAGAAATGAGATCACAGGAATGAGCTTCCATATGGTGACCTGTGCAG GTCCAACTTCTGACAAATCCTCATTTCCAAGTCTTGAAACGCTGAAGAAATCACACAAGGAAAGACATCATTCTTCTGCA ATGCAGACAAGAGGATTTGCCCGATATGATTTATTCAGCCCCAGCGCTGTGGAGAATTCTGTTATAGAGTCACAGACCAATGTCACCGTGGACTTCATATGGAATGGAGTAGACAGTATCCTTCAGATTCCGCCTTTGACTTCTGCTTCTACACTG AATATCAAAGTGGAGTCCGGAGATCTTAGAAGTCCTGTGTACCCTGTGTATAAAGAGCTGGATTTCCTTCTG GTTTTGGCTGAAGGCTTAAAAACTGGAGTAACAGAGTGGCCAGAAACCATAGAAACCAAGTCCGCTGTAGAGCTTGTTCAAGAGCTTCTAAATG AGCTAAAGAATAAACTAGACGGAGTTAATAATTCAGCTCCTAAAAAGGAAGCAGAG AAAGTAAAGAGTGATACGGCAGCAGTAGACAGCTCCATCCAGTCCTTCATCACGGAGCGCGGAGACCTGGACTTTGCCGAGATGTTATGGTGTAAAATGAGGAAAA GTGTATCTTCTTATCAAGATGTTGTAAATTGTTTCACGCTCATCCTACAATCACTGAGACATGGCGATGTGCACCCCTGG ATCCATCGTGGGAGCAGCAGCACACTGAGCAAGCTAATTCAGCAATCCTACCACGGAAACATGCAAAGCATCTCCCTTTCAGGCCTCACTCCCATCCGCATGCTGCTAGAGATTGGTCTGGACAAGATGAAAAAAGATTATATTAACTGCTTTATAG GTCGAGAACTTGCAACTTTCAATTACTTG GATTACTTCATCAGCACATCCGAGGATCTACAAGAGCAGGTGCACCGTGTCAGGAAGCTGCATCACATGCTGGAAGTGGTTGTAAACTGCAATGCCTTCCTGCACCTGGAGCATGAGAACCTCTTTCCACTTACACA GTCCTGTTTAAAGTACTACAAAGAGAACCCATGGAATGAGCAGCATGTGTTCCAGCTCCCGATCCGACCAAGTGTCATTGGCAGCTTCTACCAAAA CTCTCACCCACAGACATGGAGAGTGGAGATCCTCAGTGGACATGGGCAGAAGGAAGTCAAAACTATGTGGCAGCTAAGTGCCAGACCTCCTGTAGATCATGTGTCATTTGATATCCCAG ATGTTCAAATTGACATGACAATGAGTGGAGAAAGTGAGGAGATTCCTTATTACCAAGCACAGATCAGCTGCAGTCAAGTGCACTTCTTGTGA